A portion of the Rhodococcus pseudokoreensis genome contains these proteins:
- a CDS encoding helix-turn-helix transcriptional regulator — translation MYSVDTLRSNEHDQRERGDWWRDQVSSIHCPMAFSLADSYQGTLQHQHSDTYQLVRWWGEAEVLTRTAADIRRHPHGAYELLIPVRGELILEQDRQEATITPAVMALTSLDTVTDLRHGDGFSSVAFVMPRDRIEARMPTLSQAGAVLDTTSGLGRIVVDVVSSLRRERHEITGSQFDAIADRIVDLVALAYNADTAAPSIDVQEGLVIAIRRFVRENAHDPNLTGAVVATRLGWSLRHVQAQLQRIGTTPSDLIREERLALARLRLQDGGWSHQSVTQVAYSSGFGDLSTFSNAYRRAFGERPSDTRSAASENG, via the coding sequence GATTGGTGGCGCGATCAGGTCTCGTCGATCCACTGTCCGATGGCCTTCTCCCTTGCGGACAGCTACCAGGGAACCCTTCAGCATCAACACTCGGATACATACCAGCTCGTTCGCTGGTGGGGCGAAGCGGAAGTCCTCACCCGTACGGCAGCCGACATCCGTCGACATCCACATGGCGCCTACGAACTGCTCATACCGGTCCGGGGCGAATTGATCCTCGAGCAGGATCGGCAAGAAGCCACGATCACGCCGGCGGTCATGGCTCTCACATCGCTGGACACCGTGACTGATCTGCGCCATGGTGATGGCTTCTCCTCTGTGGCATTCGTGATGCCACGTGACCGGATTGAGGCACGGATGCCGACATTGTCGCAGGCAGGCGCCGTCCTCGATACAACATCTGGACTGGGACGCATCGTTGTCGACGTGGTCAGTAGTCTGCGCAGAGAGCGGCACGAGATCACCGGCAGTCAGTTCGACGCGATCGCCGACCGAATCGTGGATCTCGTGGCACTCGCCTACAACGCAGACACGGCCGCCCCCTCCATCGATGTTCAGGAAGGGTTGGTCATCGCCATCCGGCGCTTTGTTCGCGAGAATGCACACGACCCGAACCTCACAGGTGCCGTGGTCGCGACGCGCCTCGGCTGGTCACTCCGGCACGTCCAGGCCCAATTGCAACGGATTGGGACAACACCGTCGGACCTCATCCGCGAGGAGCGTCTGGCGTTGGCCCGGCTGCGGCTTCAGGATGGTGGCTGGAGCCACCAGAGCGTGACTCAGGTGGCATACTCCTCAGGATTCGGCGATCTCAGCACCTTCAGCAATGCCTACCGGCGGGCCTTCGGTGAGCGCCCATCCGACACGCGATCCGCCGCCTCCGAAAATGGCTGA
- a CDS encoding SDR family oxidoreductase — protein sequence MNSATTSEVRPAPDPLFSVAGRTAVVTGGSRGIGAMIARGLVLGGAHVVITSRKEEQCRATAEAIDAEADAAGTAGRCTPVASDLSSAEGVTGLLDWLGEHLTSIDILVNNAGATWGAPLEEFPLIGWTKVLNTNLVAPFYLITGTLPLLRNAARPDRPARVINIGSVDALATPSWENYSYSASKAGLHMVTRHLAKQLASDGITVNAIAPGPILTEMLGHVAADPEVEAELLERVPLGRYGQTEDLIGTIRFLASRAGSYLTGTIIPLDGGISGCAG from the coding sequence ATGAATAGTGCAACCACCTCCGAAGTGCGACCGGCGCCCGACCCCCTCTTCTCTGTCGCCGGGAGGACGGCCGTCGTAACCGGTGGCTCGCGAGGGATCGGCGCCATGATCGCCCGAGGCCTGGTACTGGGCGGTGCCCACGTTGTCATTACCAGCCGAAAGGAAGAACAGTGCCGCGCGACGGCCGAAGCCATCGATGCAGAGGCAGACGCTGCGGGAACGGCAGGACGCTGCACCCCCGTCGCCAGTGACCTGTCGTCGGCCGAAGGGGTGACTGGTCTTCTCGACTGGCTCGGCGAGCACCTGACAAGCATCGACATCCTAGTGAACAATGCCGGGGCCACCTGGGGTGCGCCACTTGAAGAGTTTCCCCTCATCGGTTGGACGAAGGTGCTCAACACCAACCTTGTCGCCCCGTTCTACCTCATCACGGGAACGCTTCCGCTTCTGCGCAACGCGGCACGTCCCGACCGGCCCGCTCGTGTCATCAACATCGGCAGCGTGGATGCCTTGGCTACACCGAGCTGGGAGAACTACTCCTACAGTGCGAGCAAAGCCGGGCTGCACATGGTCACCCGCCATTTAGCCAAGCAACTGGCCTCCGACGGCATCACCGTCAACGCGATCGCCCCCGGCCCGATCTTGACGGAGATGCTCGGACACGTCGCGGCGGATCCAGAGGTCGAGGCGGAACTCCTCGAGCGCGTTCCGCTGGGCCGCTACGGACAAACCGAGGACCTGATCGGCACGATCCGGTTCCTGGCCTCCCGTGCCGGCTCTTATCTGACCGGCACCATCATTCCACTCGACGGCGGGATCTCCGGCTGCGCCGGCTGA
- the fabG gene encoding 3-oxoacyl-ACP reductase FabG: MSASPHPEHRRTAIVTGAARGIGAAVAQRLAADGHAVAVVDLDEAAGQNVVDTITRAGGTALAVGADISNGTSVERAVDKITTELGAPVVLINNAGVTRDNLLFKMSAADWDTVMNVHLRGSFLMTREVQGNMTEAGFGRIINLSSVSALGNRGQANYAAAKAGLQGFTKTLALELGRFGVTANAVAPGFIETEMTAATAARMGMNFDELKRKAAADIPVARVGVPEDIAHAISFFASEGAGFISGQVIYVAGGPKV; encoded by the coding sequence GTGAGCGCATCACCTCATCCCGAACACCGTCGTACCGCAATCGTCACCGGCGCCGCACGGGGAATCGGCGCCGCCGTCGCACAGCGGCTCGCAGCAGACGGCCACGCCGTCGCCGTCGTCGACCTCGACGAGGCCGCCGGCCAGAACGTGGTCGACACGATCACCCGGGCCGGAGGCACCGCACTTGCCGTCGGCGCAGACATCTCCAACGGAACCTCTGTCGAGAGAGCAGTGGATAAGATCACAACCGAGCTTGGAGCACCGGTCGTTCTGATCAACAACGCCGGCGTCACCCGCGACAATCTTCTATTCAAAATGTCGGCCGCCGACTGGGATACCGTCATGAACGTCCACTTACGTGGCTCGTTCCTGATGACGCGCGAAGTCCAGGGGAACATGACCGAGGCCGGTTTCGGACGAATCATCAACCTCTCGAGCGTGTCAGCGCTCGGCAACCGCGGACAAGCCAACTACGCCGCGGCCAAAGCCGGGCTGCAAGGTTTCACCAAGACTCTCGCCCTGGAACTCGGCAGATTCGGTGTTACCGCCAACGCCGTCGCTCCCGGTTTCATCGAGACCGAGATGACAGCCGCGACAGCAGCGCGAATGGGAATGAACTTCGACGAACTCAAAAGGAAGGCGGCCGCTGACATCCCCGTCGCCCGCGTCGGGGTCCCCGAAGACATCGCACACGCGATCTCATTCTTTGCGAGTGAAGGAGCCGGTTTCATCTCCGGACAGGTTATCTACGTCGCCGGAGGACCCAAGGTATGA
- a CDS encoding MaoC family dehydratase: MKTINGIDELHAVANTRIGYSSWHTLTQEKIDAFADATGDHQWIHVDPSRAADGPFRATIAHGHLLTSMIPMLVWEVYAVNGVRMGINYGSNKVRFPAPVPVGSRIRAAVVIANVDTVPSGVQVVTAVTIERENADKPVCIAEIVSIYVPN; encoded by the coding sequence ATGAAGACAATCAACGGAATCGACGAACTGCACGCGGTGGCGAACACCCGGATCGGCTACTCGTCATGGCACACCCTCACCCAGGAGAAGATCGACGCGTTCGCTGACGCGACGGGTGACCACCAGTGGATTCACGTCGATCCCTCGCGGGCTGCTGACGGACCGTTCCGCGCCACCATCGCCCACGGACATCTGCTGACTTCGATGATCCCGATGCTTGTATGGGAGGTCTACGCCGTCAACGGCGTCCGAATGGGAATCAATTACGGGTCGAACAAGGTTCGATTCCCAGCACCCGTCCCCGTCGGCTCACGGATTCGGGCAGCGGTTGTCATAGCAAACGTTGACACCGTTCCCTCGGGCGTCCAAGTTGTCACGGCCGTCACGATCGAACGAGAGAATGCCGACAAGCCGGTCTGTATTGCCGAGATTGTCAGCATCTACGTTCCGAATTAG